In Scyliorhinus canicula chromosome 8, sScyCan1.1, whole genome shotgun sequence, one DNA window encodes the following:
- the ptar1 gene encoding protein prenyltransferase alpha subunit repeat-containing protein 1, with the protein MLSTEQMYRIIQDEMAVCSAAAGRYPSNYNAWSHRIWILQHVAKCNLKILLDELSNTKYWVSTHVSDHSGFHYRQFLLKSVAGNSRGPAVANAGVGFSRKPSSKDHCTSLPMHVKQEGASADSHAIDVPLMIEEEMELCTDLIESYPGHEALWSHRRSVFYLWHCWNRDRLQVLSDTSNRSEGTKDNVQMATAGSYSARGIDGDAVGDRAKQGYTQEIKRLKRGPSLDLHSLLEEHRFIDTILAGCTNLEQARFATAYRKWLDMVIGQ; encoded by the exons ATGCTATCGACCGAACAGATGTATCGAATAATTCAGGATGAGATGGCTGTCTGCTCCGCAGCTGCTGGGAGGTATCCAAGCAATTACAATGCCTGGTCCCATCGCATCTGGATCTTGCAGCACGTGGCAAAGTGCAATCTTAAG ATCCTCCTCGATGAATTGTCCAACACCAAGTACTGGGTGTCCACCCACGTCTCTGACCACAGCGGCTTCCATTATCGTCAGTTCCTGCTGAAGTCAGTGGCGGGCAACTCGAGGGGTCCGGCTGTTGCCAACGCTGGGGTGGGGTTCTCAAGGAAGCCTTCAAGTAAAGACCACTGCACCAGTCTACCCATGCACGTGAAGCAGGAAGGCGCATCTGCGGACTCGCACGCTATCGATGTGCCCCTCATGATTGAAGAGGAGATGGAGCTTTGCACTGACCTCATTGAGTCATACCCGGGCCACGAGGCACTCTGGTCTCACAG GAGGTCTGTCTTTTACCTCTGGCACTGCTGGAACAGGGATCGTCTCCAGGTACTGTCGGACACCAGCAACAGGAGCGAGGGGACGAAGGACAATGTTCAGATGGCCACCGCGGGCAGTTACTCCGCACGGGGCATCGACGGTGATGCCGTGGGCGACAGGGCCAAGCAAGGCTACACGCAGGAGATCAAGCGTCTCAAACGTGGGCCTTCGCTAGACTTGCACAGCTTGCTAGAAGAACACCGATTCATTGACACAATCCTAGCCGGTTGTACTAATTTAGAGCAAGCCAGATTTGCTACTGCTTACAGAAAATGGTTAGACATGGTCATCGGTCAGTAG